Proteins co-encoded in one Listeria ivanovii subsp. ivanovii genomic window:
- a CDS encoding putative quinol monooxygenase gives MKLKEQPDYLYCTAIIQTTGKVSYEQLVEHLMDLRDQTEAEPGCMVFQVVPLEKSVGRFDLWEIWENQAAFYAHHEQTYTKEFFQAELDTIEMFESSEKVHL, from the coding sequence ATGAAATTAAAAGAACAGCCAGATTATTTATATTGCACCGCCATCATTCAGACAACTGGAAAAGTAAGCTACGAGCAACTGGTGGAACATTTAATGGACTTGCGTGATCAAACAGAAGCTGAACCAGGATGTATGGTGTTTCAAGTTGTTCCGCTAGAAAAATCAGTTGGTCGCTTTGATTTATGGGAAATATGGGAGAACCAAGCTGCTTTTTATGCCCATCACGAGCAAACTTACACCAAAGAATTTTTCCAAGCGGAACTAGATACAATTGAAATGTTTGAGAGTTCTGAGAAAGTACATTTGTAA
- a CDS encoding bifunctional precorrin-2 dehydrogenase/sirohydrochlorin ferrochelatase, whose product MKYPIMLDLTGKKVVIIGGGKVALRKAKGLAEAAADVLVVGLTVLPEIKELGIQVLEERYRKEHLYGAFLVFICTDNREVNQAVAEDVSADQLVNDTTNQANADFFNMATVTKNELVIGISTGGGNPSYAKKVKLEITNLVETLETEEIAYRVKKN is encoded by the coding sequence ATGAAGTATCCGATTATGTTAGATTTAACTGGGAAAAAAGTGGTGATCATTGGTGGTGGGAAGGTAGCACTTCGTAAGGCCAAGGGATTAGCGGAGGCGGCTGCGGATGTGCTAGTCGTTGGTTTAACTGTTTTACCAGAGATAAAGGAACTAGGTATTCAGGTTTTAGAAGAACGTTACCGAAAAGAGCATCTTTACGGGGCTTTTCTAGTATTTATTTGTACGGATAATCGCGAAGTAAATCAAGCCGTTGCCGAGGATGTTTCGGCTGATCAATTAGTTAATGATACGACTAATCAAGCGAATGCTGATTTTTTTAATATGGCAACAGTGACAAAAAATGAGTTAGTCATTGGGATTTCGACAGGTGGCGGAAATCCAAGTTATGCAAAAAAAGTGAAACTCGAAATAACTAATCTGGTAGAAACACTAGAAACGGAAGAAATTGCTTATCGTGTCAAAAAGAATTAA
- a CDS encoding SDR family NAD(P)-dependent oxidoreductase — translation MTKNKKTIIITGGNSGLGFAVAKIIASRYKDYQLILACRNLEKANMAVNELQKSTDNQNIIAMELDVSSLLSVRKFVANFQAADLGLLDGILCNAGINGNNTGLTKDGFDVVFETNHLGHFLLTNLLVPFMQENGRIVVVSSDMHNPPGDKLTWPGVSALAYPTEPLNTHFIRYSYSKLCNLYFTYSLVEKLAYTKSKMTVNAFNPGLLTTTNFAPDKSRFTEEFMKQIEDRIGTLEASSEALANLMTDSKYDHVTGKYFDRGVESLSSPLSYDENNRTELWKKSIAYTELKVTETLPELVK, via the coding sequence ATGACAAAGAATAAGAAAACAATCATTATAACTGGTGGAAATTCAGGATTAGGTTTTGCGGTCGCTAAAATAATTGCAAGTAGATACAAAGATTATCAGCTCATCCTTGCTTGTCGGAACCTCGAAAAAGCAAATATGGCAGTAAATGAACTACAGAAAAGTACGGATAATCAAAATATCATTGCGATGGAATTGGATGTATCTTCGCTTCTTTCTGTCAGAAAATTTGTTGCTAACTTTCAGGCGGCGGATCTAGGTTTATTAGATGGTATTTTGTGTAATGCAGGAATAAATGGAAATAATACGGGGCTTACAAAAGATGGCTTTGATGTCGTATTTGAGACAAACCATTTAGGACACTTTTTATTAACGAATTTGTTAGTTCCTTTTATGCAAGAAAACGGACGTATTGTCGTTGTGAGTAGTGATATGCATAATCCACCTGGTGATAAATTAACATGGCCAGGAGTTTCAGCTTTGGCCTATCCGACTGAACCTTTAAATACTCATTTTATTCGTTATTCTTATTCGAAGCTATGTAATTTATATTTCACGTATTCATTAGTAGAAAAATTAGCATATACGAAGTCGAAAATGACCGTGAATGCCTTTAATCCTGGATTGTTGACAACGACTAATTTTGCGCCGGATAAATCACGTTTTACGGAAGAATTTATGAAGCAAATCGAGGATCGTATCGGTACCTTGGAAGCATCAAGTGAAGCCTTAGCAAATTTGATGACAGATTCCAAATATGATCATGTTACTGGGAAATATTTTGATCGAGGTGTAGAAAGCTTGTCTTCTCCATTATCTTATGATGAAAACAACCGAACTGAATTATGGAAGAAAAGCATTGCGTACACGGAGTTAAAGGTTACGGAGACACTTCCTGAATTAGTAAAATAA
- a CDS encoding VOC family protein, translating into MFNHAKPVSTFLTFNGNAEEAMNFYLATFPDAKKISLTYFTKPEQGGDIGKVLNGTFEIKNAAFMVMDMTGNASPDFSWSTSTIYFASTESEFDDLFDKLSKEGTVMMGPEAVELLRKVAWVTDKYGVTWQLVFE; encoded by the coding sequence ATGTTTAATCATGCAAAGCCTGTTTCGACTTTCCTTACTTTTAATGGAAACGCCGAAGAAGCAATGAATTTTTATCTAGCGACTTTTCCAGATGCAAAAAAAATCTCCCTTACCTATTTTACCAAACCAGAACAAGGCGGTGACATTGGCAAAGTATTAAACGGCACTTTTGAAATTAAAAATGCTGCCTTCATGGTAATGGACATGACAGGTAACGCCTCACCAGATTTCAGTTGGTCCACTTCGACAATTTACTTCGCTAGTACGGAAAGTGAATTTGATGATTTATTTGACAAACTTTCCAAAGAAGGAACAGTGATGATGGGACCAGAAGCAGTTGAATTGCTACGAAAAGTCGCATGGGTAACCGATAAATACGGAGTTACATGGCAGCTGGTTTTTGAATAA
- a CDS encoding 4Fe-4S dicluster domain-containing protein, giving the protein MSILEKIKDAGVVGCGGAGFPTHAKFSGEVEYLIINAAECEPLLKTDHFVMRNHAVETIKAIEMVKSQVDAEFAVIATKRYYTEEISALRAAIQELDASVTIHEMDNVYPTGDEQVMVFEVTGRVVPPSGIPLMVGCIVSNVSTMWNVFHAIDDNAPVIRKQLTVTGAVGEPKLLDVPVGTPFEVCLAAAGGTNLSEYLFLDGGPMMGKLNNQSTISEKVVTKTTSGLIVTEDTGYLHKLHYQTVEQIFNETKSACIQCTLCTDLCPRKQLGHDIHPHKVMRHFAVAEDISAIKDDPIWEEAMICCECGICEVIACPMGLSPRQVNIHVKRELLKQGIRYQTDKKEFTPDPMREYKAIAPKNILIKMGLQQYAGIHLEKMHYLEVDEVFIPTKMHIGAPSIPVVNEGDIVKKGDLIAKIPDTALGANIHASIDGQIIRITEEKVHIKKVMS; this is encoded by the coding sequence ATGTCTATTTTAGAAAAAATTAAAGATGCTGGCGTTGTTGGTTGTGGTGGAGCGGGTTTCCCGACGCATGCCAAGTTTAGCGGAGAAGTGGAATATTTAATTATTAATGCGGCTGAATGTGAACCGCTACTAAAAACCGATCATTTTGTGATGAGAAACCATGCAGTAGAAACAATTAAAGCAATTGAAATGGTTAAAAGCCAAGTAGATGCAGAGTTTGCGGTGATTGCAACGAAGCGTTACTACACAGAAGAAATTTCGGCATTACGAGCAGCAATCCAAGAATTAGATGCTAGTGTCACGATTCATGAGATGGATAATGTTTATCCGACTGGTGATGAACAAGTCATGGTATTTGAAGTAACTGGGCGAGTAGTTCCACCAAGCGGAATTCCGTTAATGGTCGGCTGTATCGTTTCGAATGTTTCGACGATGTGGAATGTGTTTCACGCGATTGATGACAATGCTCCGGTAATTCGAAAACAATTGACTGTTACTGGAGCAGTTGGCGAACCGAAGCTGTTAGATGTACCGGTGGGAACACCTTTTGAAGTATGTTTGGCTGCAGCAGGCGGTACGAATTTATCCGAGTATTTATTTTTAGATGGTGGGCCGATGATGGGGAAATTAAACAACCAATCGACTATCTCGGAAAAAGTGGTAACGAAAACAACTTCTGGTTTGATTGTTACAGAGGATACTGGCTATTTGCATAAACTTCATTATCAAACAGTGGAGCAAATTTTTAATGAAACAAAATCGGCTTGTATTCAGTGTACGCTTTGCACGGATTTATGCCCGCGTAAACAGCTTGGTCATGATATTCATCCTCATAAAGTCATGCGTCATTTTGCAGTTGCGGAAGATATCTCTGCGATTAAAGATGATCCAATTTGGGAAGAAGCGATGATTTGTTGTGAGTGTGGAATTTGTGAAGTAATTGCTTGTCCAATGGGTCTGTCCCCGCGCCAAGTGAATATTCATGTGAAAAGAGAACTTTTAAAACAAGGGATTCGCTATCAAACGGATAAAAAAGAATTTACGCCGGATCCAATGCGTGAGTATAAAGCGATTGCGCCAAAAAATATTTTAATCAAAATGGGCTTGCAACAATATGCGGGTATTCATTTAGAGAAAATGCATTATTTAGAAGTGGATGAAGTGTTTATCCCAACAAAAATGCATATAGGTGCACCATCTATTCCAGTCGTAAATGAAGGGGATATCGTGAAAAAAGGTGATTTAATCGCTAAAATTCCTGATACGGCCTTAGGTGCCAATATTCATGCCAGCATCGATGGTCAAATTATTCGTATTACCGAAGAAAAAGTTCATATTAAGAAGGTGATGTCATGA
- a CDS encoding PTS glucose transporter subunit IIA, which yields MLFKKKRDLSIYSPFEAEIIPLINVPDPVFSQKLMGDGIGFIPSKDEIYMPFSGTINQVFPTKHAIGITTDSGIDALLHIGLETVELQGKGFDIHAKPGDKLKSGSLLGFVDLNFIDISGKEIISVLVFPENKNEIIIQTYGKVKGTEKIASFFN from the coding sequence ATGCTATTTAAAAAGAAAAGAGATCTTTCTATTTATAGTCCTTTTGAAGCAGAAATTATTCCTTTAATAAATGTACCTGATCCTGTTTTTTCGCAAAAGCTAATGGGAGATGGAATTGGTTTTATTCCTTCAAAAGATGAAATATATATGCCTTTTTCTGGAACAATAAATCAAGTCTTTCCTACAAAACATGCAATAGGAATAACAACTGATAGTGGAATAGATGCGTTACTTCACATTGGATTGGAAACAGTAGAGCTTCAGGGGAAAGGTTTTGATATTCATGCTAAACCTGGTGATAAACTAAAATCAGGTAGTTTACTCGGTTTTGTTGATCTTAACTTTATAGATATATCTGGTAAAGAAATTATTTCTGTATTAGTTTTTCCCGAAAATAAAAATGAGATAATTATTCAGACCTATGGAAAAGTAAAAGGAACTGAAAAAATAGCTTCATTTTTTAACTGA
- a CDS encoding alpha/beta hydrolase — MEAEIIKTVEYININDNKQCISVRTKNINNPILLYLHGGPGDAALPLVAKYNKNLEDIYTVVTLEQRGSGKSYYPFSKAEELTISTFIDDIYSLVLILLKRFKQSKLYLVGHSWGSVLGMQFIQLYPELVHAYIGCGQVVNMKKSCQEAHEYAINKNKEAGKIKMVAKLEAVDVSYQQKLWLDDLLFVTGQVVKFKGSLYGKKNYNRFILDFFLSSDYRLKDLINRQKGSLQSIKYLWPELMTINFENVTNFKVPIIFVEGRHDKHVSSLLAYNYYETIQSQKLFYWFEKSCHFPQWSEPERFYEVMAAIINDTQK, encoded by the coding sequence TTGGAGGCGGAAATAATTAAAACAGTAGAATATATCAACATTAATGATAATAAACAATGTATTTCTGTACGCACAAAAAATATAAACAATCCGATTCTTTTATACTTACACGGCGGGCCTGGTGATGCCGCTTTACCCTTAGTTGCCAAATATAATAAAAATTTAGAAGATATCTATACAGTAGTAACATTGGAACAACGAGGTTCAGGAAAATCTTATTATCCTTTTTCTAAAGCGGAAGAGCTAACTATCAGTACTTTCATTGATGATATTTATAGCTTAGTTTTAATATTATTGAAGCGTTTTAAACAAAGTAAATTATACTTAGTGGGTCATTCATGGGGTAGTGTTTTAGGTATGCAATTTATTCAGCTTTATCCAGAACTTGTTCATGCTTATATTGGTTGTGGTCAAGTGGTGAATATGAAAAAATCTTGTCAAGAAGCCCATGAATATGCGATAAACAAAAATAAAGAAGCCGGAAAAATAAAGATGGTTGCAAAACTGGAAGCTGTTGATGTTTCCTATCAGCAAAAATTATGGCTAGATGACTTACTTTTTGTGACAGGCCAAGTGGTGAAGTTCAAAGGATCGCTTTATGGTAAAAAGAATTATAATCGGTTTATTTTGGATTTCTTTTTGTCATCTGACTATCGTCTAAAAGATTTAATTAATCGACAAAAAGGTTCTTTACAGTCAATAAAATACTTATGGCCGGAGTTAATGACAATTAATTTTGAGAATGTGACAAATTTTAAGGTGCCAATCATTTTTGTGGAAGGTAGACATGATAAGCATGTTTCTTCCTTACTCGCATATAACTATTATGAAACGATTCAATCGCAAAAACTTTTTTATTGGTTTGAAAAATCTTGCCATTTTCCGCAGTGGAGTGAGCCAGAAAGATTTTATGAGGTGATGGCTGCGATTATAAACGATACACAGAAGTAG
- a CDS encoding 6-phospho-alpha-glucosidase, with protein sequence MKKNSVVIAGGGSTYTAGIVMMLIENQDEFPLRKLKFYDTDEKRQSVVAKACAVILKERAPEIEFEATIDPEQAFSDVDFVMAHIRAGGLAMREQDEKIPLKYDVVGQETCGPGGMAYGMRSIPAVVELIDFMETYSPNAWMLNYSNPASIVAEATRIMRPNSKIINICDMPIAIKKSIAAILKLDSANDIVERYYGLNHFGWWTEMYDKKGNDLMPVLKAHIKKWGYSAKNDEINNPLLSEASWFDTFTKAKDVYAVDPTTLPNTYLKYYLFPDYVVAHTNKHKTRANEVMEYREKNIFAECRNIAEKGTAIGTTIEAGEHAEFIVQLAAALTYNTHERMLLIVPNNGAIANIDFNAMVEIPCIVSKRGVEPLSIGTIPDFQKGLIEQQVSAEKLVVQAYLEKSYQKLWQAMTLSRTVPSATIAKLILDDLIVANKNFWPRLS encoded by the coding sequence ATGAAAAAAAATTCTGTTGTAATTGCGGGAGGCGGTAGCACATATACCGCGGGAATTGTCATGATGCTTATTGAAAATCAAGATGAATTTCCACTTAGAAAACTAAAATTTTATGATACGGATGAAAAGCGACAATCAGTTGTTGCAAAGGCTTGTGCGGTTATATTAAAAGAACGAGCTCCAGAAATTGAGTTTGAGGCAACGATAGATCCAGAGCAGGCTTTTTCAGATGTTGATTTTGTGATGGCACATATTCGGGCTGGTGGACTTGCTATGCGAGAGCAAGATGAGAAAATACCATTAAAATATGATGTGGTTGGGCAAGAAACATGTGGTCCAGGAGGTATGGCATATGGAATGCGTTCTATCCCTGCTGTAGTTGAATTAATTGATTTTATGGAAACATACTCACCTAATGCGTGGATGCTTAATTACTCTAATCCAGCTTCGATTGTTGCTGAGGCTACCCGTATTATGCGACCTAACTCTAAAATTATCAATATTTGTGATATGCCAATCGCGATAAAAAAATCAATTGCAGCAATTTTAAAGTTAGACTCAGCAAATGATATAGTTGAACGATATTACGGTCTCAATCATTTTGGCTGGTGGACAGAGATGTATGATAAAAAAGGAAATGATTTAATGCCAGTACTTAAAGCACATATTAAAAAATGGGGCTATAGCGCGAAAAATGACGAAATAAATAATCCGCTTTTGAGTGAAGCGAGCTGGTTTGACACATTTACAAAAGCTAAAGATGTGTATGCCGTCGATCCGACAACACTTCCTAACACGTATTTAAAGTATTATCTATTTCCAGATTACGTAGTTGCTCATACAAATAAACATAAAACTCGTGCTAATGAAGTTATGGAATATCGTGAAAAAAATATTTTTGCTGAATGTAGGAATATTGCAGAAAAAGGAACAGCAATTGGAACAACCATTGAAGCTGGAGAACACGCTGAGTTTATCGTTCAGTTAGCAGCAGCTCTGACTTATAATACGCACGAAAGAATGCTGCTTATCGTACCAAATAATGGTGCAATAGCTAATATTGATTTTAACGCAATGGTTGAAATCCCATGTATTGTAAGTAAAAGAGGAGTAGAACCACTATCGATTGGGACTATACCAGATTTTCAAAAAGGTTTAATTGAGCAACAGGTATCTGCTGAAAAATTAGTTGTTCAAGCTTATTTGGAAAAATCTTATCAAAAACTTTGGCAAGCAATGACTCTCTCTAGAACTGTTCCAAGCGCTACTATTGCTAAACTAATTTTAGATGATTTAATTGTAGCTAATAAAAATTTTTGGCCCCGACTAAGCTGA
- a CDS encoding MerR family transcriptional regulator has protein sequence MFIKEFSNKTGLSIDTLRYYEEEKLLIPTRNEKNYRIYSEEDFCWVQLLLKMKQTRMTLANIKGFARLQKLGDESLPERIKMLNNHMGELYEQQANLAETIAFVGYKMEGYQKKVAIQQERTDR, from the coding sequence ATGTTTATTAAAGAGTTTTCGAATAAAACGGGGCTATCCATTGATACGCTTCGATATTATGAGGAAGAAAAATTACTAATACCAACGAGAAATGAAAAAAATTACCGGATTTACAGCGAGGAAGACTTTTGCTGGGTGCAGTTATTGCTAAAAATGAAGCAAACAAGGATGACACTTGCGAATATCAAGGGATTTGCGAGGTTGCAAAAACTTGGAGATGAATCGTTGCCGGAAAGGATTAAAATGTTGAATAACCATATGGGTGAACTTTATGAACAGCAAGCAAATCTAGCCGAGACAATTGCTTTTGTAGGGTATAAGATGGAAGGTTACCAGAAGAAAGTGGCTATCCAACAAGAGAGGACGGATAGATGA
- a CDS encoding TetR/AcrR family transcriptional regulator, with amino-acid sequence MKKDTKQEIIETAFKLFHEQGYANVSVRNIADELNISVGNLTYHFKKKEDLIEAVIIDQYENFQAPATPTTISELNDFFLLGVSHQKQEDYFFAHYGELASISPKVYEVQVAAIQKRKQKLQVAFQNLQQNGDMLAEEVPGQINALIDVLNMIKIYWTPNQEAFTSAKESPFDCLWSLIYPRLTAKGKAAFQEDIQSRNIA; translated from the coding sequence ATGAAAAAAGATACGAAACAAGAAATTATCGAGACTGCCTTTAAACTTTTCCATGAACAAGGTTATGCTAATGTCTCTGTTCGAAATATTGCGGACGAATTAAACATCAGTGTGGGCAACCTAACCTATCACTTCAAAAAAAAGGAAGATTTAATTGAAGCAGTCATTATTGACCAATATGAAAATTTCCAAGCTCCAGCAACTCCAACGACTATTTCTGAACTAAATGACTTCTTCTTACTCGGTGTATCGCATCAAAAACAGGAAGATTACTTTTTTGCGCATTACGGCGAGCTGGCATCTATTAGTCCAAAAGTATACGAAGTGCAAGTCGCTGCTATTCAAAAAAGAAAACAAAAATTACAAGTAGCCTTTCAAAACTTACAACAAAATGGCGATATGTTAGCAGAAGAAGTCCCCGGACAAATCAATGCTTTAATTGATGTATTAAACATGATCAAAATATATTGGACACCTAATCAAGAAGCATTTACTAGTGCGAAAGAAAGTCCATTTGATTGTTTATGGAGCTTGATTTATCCTAGATTGACGGCTAAAGGAAAAGCTGCATTTCAAGAAGATATTCAATCTAGAAATATTGCTTAA
- a CDS encoding immunity 26/phosphotriesterase HocA family protein, whose translation MINKKIRGILGLKQITKDDQIILLENAKVIIRNNLLIKLMIDESDFYKEIDYNLPVTEANELIGRKGSKTKALTLNAIMRSKTKEMRLKINKASHRIELKLGVQHFPNLYFGEEALLTKENIQKMISDTYGSYDEWTRLLAKSNLKVKTRQTIKQGDIFSYPIGNEYGFALVIGCFQAYRKQEIIPTDRNHYLKLMMGVPLVIRTFNYTSEQNTVDTGVLREHSLLNPEFIMDDLVLRGKFPIIGTIKLKEADILLPMNFSFNGISTTYVGYQTIDASDLEIIKWHQADITVRFDWGFGTKTMAAKEFLKRCGTCVKFLPYSGLGMNPVANFSEKLLSPETIFSEAELKHISELLNIDVEMTFDSFNEAYDGINRQKLLNS comes from the coding sequence ATGATCAACAAGAAAATAAGAGGAATTCTTGGATTAAAGCAAATTACTAAAGATGATCAAATAATATTGCTAGAGAATGCGAAAGTAATCATTCGCAATAATTTACTTATAAAATTAATGATAGATGAATCGGATTTTTATAAAGAAATCGATTATAATCTTCCAGTTACGGAGGCAAATGAACTAATTGGACGAAAAGGTTCTAAAACGAAAGCGCTAACATTGAATGCGATAATGCGTTCGAAAACCAAAGAAATGAGATTAAAGATAAATAAAGCGAGTCATAGAATAGAATTAAAATTGGGAGTCCAACATTTTCCGAATTTGTATTTTGGCGAAGAAGCTCTTTTAACGAAAGAAAATATTCAAAAAATGATTAGCGACACTTACGGAAGCTATGATGAGTGGACCAGGTTGTTAGCTAAATCAAATCTCAAAGTGAAGACAAGACAAACGATAAAACAAGGGGATATTTTTTCTTATCCGATTGGTAATGAATATGGTTTTGCTCTAGTGATTGGTTGTTTTCAAGCATACCGGAAGCAAGAGATAATACCAACAGATAGGAATCACTACCTTAAGTTAATGATGGGAGTGCCACTTGTTATTCGAACTTTTAATTATACCAGTGAACAAAACACAGTAGATACTGGTGTTTTACGTGAGCATAGCTTATTAAATCCGGAATTTATTATGGATGATTTAGTTTTACGTGGAAAATTTCCTATTATTGGAACTATTAAACTAAAAGAAGCTGATATACTTTTGCCAATGAATTTTTCCTTTAATGGCATTAGTACTACCTATGTGGGATATCAAACAATCGATGCATCTGATCTGGAAATTATTAAATGGCATCAAGCGGATATTACAGTAAGGTTTGATTGGGGTTTTGGAACTAAAACGATGGCAGCAAAAGAATTTTTAAAACGATGTGGTACGTGTGTGAAATTTCTACCTTATTCTGGTCTTGGAATGAATCCAGTGGCGAATTTTTCGGAAAAGTTGCTTTCACCTGAGACGATATTTTCTGAAGCTGAGCTAAAACATATCTCGGAACTTTTAAATATAGATGTTGAAATGACCTTTGATAGTTTTAATGAGGCATATGATGGGATTAATAGGCAGAAATTGTTAAATAGCTAG
- a CDS encoding MurR/RpiR family transcriptional regulator, whose amino-acid sequence MRLEELINQHYDYLSETDLTIGKYVLENKNIIGQLGINEIAINSHASKSSVLRFAQKLGFSGYSDFKNYLKWREGNKIVSSSEKNLVEQIVFDVTKTLEYLSVVDLEPIFEAIENSRQIYVISTGVAQQNQAAELQRLFLLIDKPVQIIPGTVHANEYKRIIERLNEDDLLFLFSLSGENPNLQGILDIPELKGTKIISVTNFKSNWLSGHADFNLYASSMSNGSPNNWWVQSSSSFFIVIETLTFGFIEYQNQKKK is encoded by the coding sequence ATGAGATTAGAAGAGTTGATTAATCAACATTATGATTATTTGAGCGAGACAGATTTAACCATTGGTAAATATGTACTGGAAAATAAAAACATAATTGGGCAACTTGGTATTAATGAAATTGCTATAAATAGTCATGCTTCCAAGTCTTCTGTACTAAGATTTGCACAAAAACTAGGATTTAGCGGTTATAGTGATTTTAAAAATTATTTAAAATGGCGAGAAGGGAATAAAATAGTTTCTTCTTCTGAAAAGAATTTGGTAGAGCAAATTGTTTTTGATGTAACAAAAACATTAGAATATTTAAGTGTCGTGGATTTAGAGCCGATTTTTGAAGCAATTGAAAATAGTAGACAAATTTATGTGATTTCTACAGGCGTAGCTCAACAAAACCAAGCGGCGGAGTTACAACGATTATTTTTACTTATTGATAAACCAGTTCAAATTATTCCTGGGACAGTTCATGCTAACGAATATAAACGTATTATTGAACGTTTGAATGAGGATGATTTGTTGTTTTTATTTTCTTTATCAGGCGAAAATCCTAATTTGCAAGGTATTTTAGATATTCCAGAACTAAAAGGTACTAAAATTATTTCTGTAACAAATTTCAAAAGCAATTGGTTATCTGGTCATGCTGATTTCAACTTATATGCATCAAGTATGTCGAATGGTTCTCCAAATAATTGGTGGGTTCAATCAAGTTCTTCTTTTTTCATTGTTATCGAAACGTTAACATTTGGTTTTATTGAATATCAGAATCAAAAGAAAAAATAA
- a CDS encoding BMC domain-containing protein codes for MKMDTLGFLELNSISKGIEAVDTMLKAANSELIYAKASCPGKYYILIAGTVDSVAQSIEAGTQIGAANIVGNLVIPRVSDQVIKAINKTEVPDEMNAVGVMEYYSCSGSIIAADAAVKAADVQLMDIRLATGIAGKSFVVLTGDTAACEAAVEAGLAAAKEEALLINKVVIPRPRKEVFESLIY; via the coding sequence ATGAAAATGGATACGTTAGGATTTTTAGAATTAAATAGTATTTCTAAAGGGATTGAAGCAGTGGACACGATGCTAAAAGCAGCAAACTCGGAATTGATTTATGCAAAAGCTAGTTGCCCAGGTAAGTATTACATTTTAATTGCCGGGACGGTTGATTCCGTAGCACAATCAATTGAAGCAGGAACACAAATTGGTGCGGCTAACATTGTTGGGAACCTAGTCATTCCGCGGGTATCTGATCAAGTCATTAAAGCAATCAATAAAACCGAAGTTCCCGATGAAATGAATGCGGTTGGTGTGATGGAATATTATTCTTGCTCCGGATCGATTATTGCCGCAGATGCAGCTGTAAAAGCAGCCGATGTCCAGTTAATGGATATTCGATTAGCAACAGGTATTGCTGGAAAATCATTTGTCGTGTTAACTGGTGATACAGCAGCATGTGAAGCGGCTGTAGAAGCTGGTCTTGCAGCAGCGAAGGAAGAAGCGTTGTTAATTAATAAAGTAGTTATTCCTCGTCCTCGTAAAGAAGTTTTTGAGAGTTTAATTTATTAA
- a CDS encoding ATP-dependent Clp protease proteolytic subunit, translating into MADNKNNENITNILTQKLIDTRTVLIYGEINQELAEDVSKQLLLLESISDEPITVFINSQGGHVEAGDTIHDMIKFIKPTVKVVGTGWVASAGITIYLAAEKENRFSLPNTRYMIHQPAGGVQGQSTEIEIEAKEIIRMRERINRLIAEATGQTYEKISQDTDRNFWLSVNEAKDYGIVNEIIENRDSLK; encoded by the coding sequence ATGGCAGACAATAAAAACAATGAAAACATTACGAATATCCTTACCCAAAAATTAATTGATACACGAACCGTTTTAATTTATGGTGAAATTAATCAAGAACTAGCAGAAGACGTCTCCAAACAGCTTTTACTACTAGAATCTATCAGCGATGAGCCGATTACGGTTTTCATTAATAGCCAAGGCGGACATGTCGAAGCTGGCGATACAATCCATGATATGATCAAATTTATTAAACCAACAGTCAAAGTCGTTGGAACTGGCTGGGTGGCAAGCGCCGGAATCACCATCTACTTAGCTGCTGAAAAAGAAAACCGCTTTAGCCTTCCAAACACCCGCTATATGATTCACCAACCAGCTGGCGGCGTTCAAGGCCAAAGCACTGAAATCGAAATCGAAGCAAAAGAAATTATCCGGATGCGCGAACGAATCAATCGCTTAATCGCCGAAGCAACAGGTCAAACGTATGAAAAAATCTCCCAAGATACTGATCGTAACTTCTGGCTATCCGTGAATGAAGCGAAAGATTACGGCATCGTAAATGAAATTATTGAAAATCGCGACAGCTTAAAATAA